The window TTTTAGATTGATTTGCCACTTTAAGACTGCCACTCTATTCAATATGATATTAAAATCAACCTGCTGAGACTTGAGATGAGTAATCAATCATGGTGAACATTATGTCCCCTTTATTTTGGTAACACCTTGAAATGCTTGTCTATTACTGAATTTGaaaacatattgtgaaaagtctTCCAGGATGGTGCATTCATGTGCTGAAAGGACATGACAGGAAACTAGTCAGGGAACAATCTACATCTTTTAAATGCAAGAAAGAACCAAACTTGCATTTTACTAACatccatttttctcttttagatCAGATTTTCTGACAAAACTGCCTATTAGTCCTACTGTACATTCTCTGGCACCTGAGTCTCCCACAAGCTCTTGAACGCACCACACTTTACAAACTAGTCCACACCTTCAGCTCCAATGTCACAACAGCTATCGCCATAGctactgagcaaactccatcctctgagaaaactttttaaacttctgTTTCCAtagtcaagaatgaactttcacactAGGTGCTGCTGTCAAAACACCCAACAACACTGGAACGGTCTGTTTTCTCTCCGCATTGTACATCACCAAAGTAAGTGACGAACTGACCTCATTTTCTGTGAGTACAGTCAGACCCAGCTCTCTCAATACGTCCCTTTCTCCAGAGGAGAATGCAGGGTCATAAACAGAGCAGTCCTTCAGTGGaatctggaggaggagaagcagtgAGATACATGGTTTAGACTGAACAATGTCATGTGTAAAGTATTTATCTCACTGGATAAATCCAcatcctctcacctgccctgcatccagcagcagcaacaacatggCAAGCTGGAAGCGAGCCGAGACACAGGAGGAAAAGGAGCCCAgaccataacacacacactctagaTGTTGAGATGTTCTGTCATCTCTGCCCTTCTCCACCTGATCGATGGAGACCTCAGTGTCCTTTTTGTTCTCTGGAGGTTTTGAGAGGGATGCTGATCCTGCCACCAGCAGCTGTTCTGAACACAAAGGTCACAGAGCTGCAGCTTAAAGGActggttcacattttttcaagtgtgtcttaaaacagtcatataaacactgaaagaggttttccttgctgtaatgattccccctgttcatactggctatcaaaatatccccttcaaatgtgttttcaatgtaagtgataggggtCAAAATTCatagtgtgtccacacagtcattttgtgcagtaatgtatttaaaagtttatctgaagcttatatgaggcttcagcactCTGAGTTAGCCATATCAAGTgtatatctgccacatttacagtttaacaaaaattccctctttgttttggccctgacagtgtttccctgttgagcagcagtagaagtatagtaacaaaaagagggaatatggcactaaaaagactaacgttgaaatatatctacttgttttgactgatttggacagctggagcttcatattagcttcagataaacttttaaatacatttttgcacagaaggaggcttgtggattttggcccccatcacttaaattgtaagtgcattatgaagggatcttctaatggccagcatgaacaggaggaatgattattattattattattattattattattattatcatggcaagaaaaacatgtttagtaGTAACTCCATTTGCCCAGCGGACTCACCTTTCCAATCTTTCCAAAACTCCTCACATCTTAGTTCAGacctgcagaggaagaggagaagttACTGACGTCTCTTGAATTTGTGCATAAGCCTGtggtgaaaataaacattcacatgAAACATGAATAATACTGAGAGTCTGCTGCTTGACTTGACTGAAGACCTCTTACTCTGTTTCTCTGATCCGTTTAACAGTTTTCCCAACATCCAGCTGCTCCTGACAGCATGCTGCTGCAGTTGAACAcggtttaaatgtgtttgatcTCCGCGCTGCACCTTTTCGTCGCCTGGCAACCTGCCACTCCTCCCCGGTGTCTGACATCTGAGCTAATTCACCGGTAATTTTATGTACACATTCATAGCTACGTGACACAAATAACAGTTATATTCAAATCTAAGATATAAGTAAGGCGCTGCCTGGTTTTCACGAGTCTACAACAGGTGGGAATACGTTGAGTGTAACACCCGCGTTTCATCTTCCGGTGTGGGATATTtctttcctaggatggcgaagtcatgactCGCCCTACTCtggctctgattggcttaccgTGATACTTTTACCCCAACTCTAACTAATCTCACccctcatgcctaaacctaaccaaccccATCAACGAcggcaacgagtactagccaatcagaggcagagtaaggCGGGTCATGACCTCGCCATCCTAGATAATAAAATTGGCTCCCGGCGTTAAATTATCTTATTCcgtaaaataaatattgtatttgtattatttaaaagTTTCCCCTCGTTTTAGTCAAATATAATATGGGCAATAAACGAATTGTAGAGCAATTATACATTTACTGCCCATTCGTGGTCtgacaaccaaacaaccaaaacaaccaTCGTTCGTTATTCGGAGCGTTTAAAAATctatgttttcaaaaatattttttgccatCTAAACTGCCATGAAGAGGAAAGCATATAAACCATAATTATttataaagatattttgttttgaCGTGTAAAATTGAGACACAGGTCCATACAAAGGTTGTTACAACACCAGAAGTCACCCGGAAGTACTTTGTGTTTTCGTGTGTGGTTCGTACGACGAGGAAGCTAACGTTACCTAGCAATATCTAGCTAAGCTTTTATTACCGCCACAGGAGAAAGGATGTTTAATTAATCTCTAATTGGAGGAATAAATAACCTTTCAGGTGAGTTTGAGTAAAGAGTGTTCTCATTGTTTCACAGGACGTGAATTTTACGGATATAGCGAGCAGTTAACAGTAAATGTTAACTTGTCCTCACATTGCGCTTCACAGTGGCGGATCTGTCAACAAGTTCGTAGTTTACTAGAAATACTGGTGTTAACGTTATCTAGCAAGCTATAATAGAGGATGCTGTTTCAGCTAACCTAAATCTTAATTGTTGTTGACCTCATACTTGGGCTAGCAGCAGTGACATGATGATATAATTACAAATCATTTAGTTAGAATAATCAAAACGTACTGGATATATCTTTCCATTTTTGACTGTCAGCGTtaggttattttgtttttcttttttacatacAACGTCTACTGTCTTCACATGTTATTTCTCATGATCTCCAGAGATGTCCATGTCCCACCTGTATGGGcgaagaggggaggaggaggaggaggaaggtgtaGAAATTGAGAGCTTTGAGGTGACAGATTGGGATCTGGCCAATGAGTTCAACTCAGACCGCCGCAGACACAGGCAGACCAAGGAGCAGGCTACCTATGGCATCTGGGCTGACAGGGACTCGGATGAGGATGAGAGGCCCAGCTTTGGAGGCAAGAGGTAAAGCGTGGATTTGTGTTTGTTGCCACCCCAATGCCTCATTTTCCCAAGAGGAATAGATCACAGAAACGCAAACCACTACTGCACAGCAAAATGAGacaattgtttgtgtttttttagatCTAAAGACTACTCTGCTCCGGTGAGCTTTGTGAGTGCTGGCCTAAGAAAGACTGCAGCTGAggagaaacaacaacagcagcagcagcaaaaagaAGAGGGCTCTGATGACTCTGATGATGACGCTCCTTCAGCACCTCCACCTCCTCGCGGAGGTGCACCTAAAAAACTCCAGATGGTAAaatttgttgtgtgtgtatatgtgttatactgtattatattgttGTACGATATGATTTGTCAAAAACTAATTGTTTTTGCCAGAGTAACTTCCGTGGGAACCAGATGCAGAGGTTTGCAGGTGGCATACAGTCTGGACATGGCATTGGTAGCTGGGAGAAGCACACAAAGGGAATTGGACAAAAACTGCTGCAGAAGATGGGTTATCAACCAGGCAAAGGCCTGGGGAAGAACGCTCAAGGTGGGTGAGCCTAAGGAAGCTGCATTATTCTGATGTTTTGGGCGATATTGTGTGTTGTACAGAAACAACATAGCAGAGCTGATATATTCTGATCGTGCACCCTCTTATTGCTTCAGGTATTTTAAACCCTATTGAGGCGAAGGTTCGTAAAGGCAAGGGAGCAGTGGGTGCTTATGGCAATGAACGAACCAAGCAGAGTCTTCAGGACTTTCCTGTGGTTGACTCagacgaagaggaggaaaaggtaAAGTGTTTTAGATAATGATCTTTTTCTTGATCTTTTCCATGTAGCTGCTTTGCTAGAAGCATAATGTCAAGTCAGTCAtcattattttgacatttctctCAATTTCTGTCTGTGTAGGAGTTTCAGAAGGAGCTTGGTCAGTGGCGTAAGGATCCTGCGGTTTCTGGAGGGAAGAAGAAACCCAAGTATTCTTACAGAACTGTAGACGAGCTTAAGGCTAAAGGCAAGCTGGCAGGGCGGAGTACAGCAGCATCCGCTGGAGAGTTGGCACAAGTTAAGGTATGTTGGAAAAGATTCTTGCATTAACACTCCTTTGATGCTGGCTTACAGGAATGTTATCAAAGCACTATAATTAGATCTTCACATTCCTTAGATTAGGTGTAATGTTGAGATACAATTAAGGAATGTAACTTAATTGTAGTGTTACACTCAAAACAATCCCCTCTGGATAAAATTCTTTGTTATATAAATGTAAGCACATTTTCTCTTCCCATCTTTAGGTAATAGATATGACTGGAAGAGAGCAAAAGGTATATTACAGTTACAGTCAGATGTCCAACAAGCACAGTGTCCCAGATGAAGGTCCACCGAGCATGTCCACACGGGATCAGAAGGGATCTGGCTTTGCTCTCCCTGAATTGGAACATAACCTGCAGCTACTGATAGACCTCACAGAACAGGACATATTACAGGTATGAGCGAAACAAAAACATCTGGCAAATATATTGAGCTCCAACAGGGACTAATGCAGGATTCTGTCTGTATCAGCCACCCGAGGCTTCTTTTATATTGCTGTGGTTTCTAGAAGTTTGCTGTTACCGCTCTTCTACTCCTCTTCTACACACTGACATGCTTTCTATTCTGCTATCCTATTACCTGCTTCTGTAGTCTGCCAGACGTCTGCAGCATGAAAAAGATGTAGTTGTGTCTCTGAGCCATGAGTCACGGGCACTGCAGAGCAGATTGGATGCAGAGCAAGATGCCATACAGAGAATGGAGGCCGTGCTGGCATTGGTGGAGCGGTTTCCATCTGGGGAGACGGCACCAGGGGAGGGACCAACCCTGCAGGTGCGTATGCAATACGTATATATTGAATACACACAGACGAACACATTCAGATAATGTCTAACTTCACTTTTATCCGGTTGAATCCGTGAAGGTAATTTTGTTTGGTGTTCCTCTTTGTTCAGGAGTGCGCCCGGATCTTTGAGACTTTGCAAACAGACTATTATGAAGAATATAAGATGATGGGATTAGCAGACCTGGCTGTAGCTGTTGTTCATCCATTACTTAAAGAGAAACTACGTTCCTGGGATCCTCTGAAGGTATGTTTTTGCAGTTATCTCAACATCTGTGTTATCCCCTCTTTTGTGGTAACCACAGTAACTACTCTAATTACTTACAGTGAAGTTGCCTcttctcagattgttttctGTGATTATTTCAGGACAGCTCTTATTGTCTGGAAGACATTGGTCAGTGGAGAGCAATCCTGGAATCTAGAGACCTTCACTCCAATGCCCCAGATTCAAACATGGACCCTTACCACAGGTCAttatgtacacacaaacacacagtcatgtaTTTGCGTGGATACATTTTACTGGCTAGATTTTACAGACTTGTTTTGACCGCTTGTGTTTGTGACatgtatgatgtgtttttgtttgaccaGAGTGCTGTGGGAAGTGTGGATACCAGTCATGCGGTCCTGTGTGTCAGGCTGGCAGCCTCGTATGGTCGGGCCAATGGTGGACTGTGTGGAAGTATGGGCTCCTCTCCTCCCGCCGTGGATCCTGGATCACCTACTGGAGCAGCTGGTTTTACCCCGGTTGCAGCGAGAGGCAAGACAGACACATTTAGATGAAGAGAAACTCCACTGTTTTTGAAAGAGCATTTGGTTTCATAACTTCATAATCTGAAAAGCATAAGTTCCACCTCTAAACCTCtaaatgttttctatttaaTAGGTGGATAACTGGAATCCTTTAACGGATACAGTGCCCATCCACTCCTGGATCCACCCTTGGCTGCCTCTGCTCCAATCACGTCTAGAGCCTCTTTACCCACCCATCAGGAGCAAACTTTCTAATGCCTTGCAGCGGTGGCATCCCAGCGACACCTCGGCACGCCTCATTCTGCAGCCGTGGAAAGATGTTTTCACACCAGGAGCATGGGAGGCCTTCATGGTGAAAAACATCATCCCTAAACTAGGTATGTCTTCATCAGTGACAGTCAGAAGTATACCACAGCAATTGAAGAAAATGAATTTCACAGCACCCTTTCTTATCCTGTCCCTCCTTTTCCCGCTGATTAATCCTCTTTGTGTGACGGCTTCTGTTTGCCTCCACAGCTCTGTGTCTGGAAGAACTGGTTATTAACCCTCACCAGCAGCAGATGGAGCCCTTTCACTGGGTGATGGACTGGGAGGGCATGCTGTCTCCCTCCAGCCTTGTGTCCCTGCTTGACAAAAACTTCTTTACAAAGTGGTTGCAGGTCTGTAAAGATACTTTACATGAAGTTAGAATTATTCAGATATAATTAGccacatttaatttgattaaaatcatTTGTGATGTTCCTCTGTTGTGTCCGTTTGGGTTTTGTCGATTGTAGGTCCTGTGTTCATGGTTGAGCAACAGTCCGAACTATGAGGAAATCACTAAGTGGTACCTCGGTTGGAAGAGCATGTTTAGTGACGTCTTGTTGTCACAGCCGCTCATAAAAGAGAAATTCAATGAAGCGTTGGACATCATGAACCGTGCAGTGTCTTCAGGCATGGGTTTGTATTACACACAGTCTCAGACCACATCGAACAACATGCTCTACAGAATTAACTACACTGACTTGAATATGTACCAAATGCCTCAATATATAAACTCATGACAATTACATGACAGTATTCCtttataaaatgatgataataaagtGCCTGAGCACTTTTTCACTACGGTACCAAAACATACTACAACACTTGTTCTTTTTCATGTCCACAGGTGGATATATGCAACCTGGTGCAAGGGAGAACATTGCATAtctcacacagacagagagacgaAAGGACTTCCAGTACGAGGCAATGCAGGAGCGCAGGGATGCTGAGAGTGTCGCTCATAGGGGCATCAGTGCCGGTGTGCCGACAAACTTCAAAGATCTCATCCAGACCAAGGCAGAGGAGAACAACATCGTCTTTATGCCCATAGTGGCCAAACGGCATGAGGGCAAACAGCTGTACACATTTGGGCGTATTGTCATCTACATCGACAGAGGGGTTGTGTTTGTGCAAGGAGAGAAGACCTGGGTGCCCACATCTTTGCAGAGTCTGATAGATATGGCCAAGTGAGTGTAGACTGGCTGATTCTTTGTCCTgccaagtgtaaaaaaaaactggaagtacagcaaatgtttgcttttaatGTAACTTCAGTGTAAtgaaactttgtcatatttgtctttgtacattttaaaaatgtcagaattgtgaataaatcatttttgaataCCTGTGATCTACTTTGACTGTCTTAATCTGAGATGGAGTACATATGGTTAAGAACTGAACGTGCAGTATACTGCATGCTATTGGTTACTTTTATGAAGGTTTTCTATGCAACGTTCAATCTTTATATGGCACTTTTCATTACAAGTCAACTCTGTGCTTTATGGTAAATGCATACAGCAACAAGTAACACGTGtagacatacagacacatggATACAGTGACTAATCAAAAGCCAGAGAAAATAGGAAcgttttcagtttaattttgaATATGGACACAGTTGTGAGACTTGTGACAGATCTTATCAGGTGGCTTTGTTCCAGAGAACGACCAAAGTAACCAAAAGCACCCTCAACAGATCTCGGTTTAATTCAAGGTACAGGTAGAAAACCACCACATAACCTGAGAAGTCTGACTGGATTATAGTCAATGAGCATGTCAGAAACTGGTAAGATGTAAACACAagacagtatacagtataatatgtAGACCGTTCACCAACTGGATCACTTATTGCAGAATGTATAAATATACTCAGTGTATTTTtcaagtccccctccactcagaaatgtgtttttcttcttgtttcttcaggtggatgtttgagcttcactgtgaattcacagaatgatgtatgtgcagagtttgacactagacaTTGTTCCAAGCGGAggatttttatgtcttaatacatgtctggaggggatctttaatagTCCGACAGGGACTATTATAGTTTTTAGACAGAGCACTTATACTATTAATATGTATGTGCATTTTAGTTTTACTACTTCTTGACCTAGTGTTAAGTGTTTCTGGCAATGCAAGGGGAGGGAATAAAGTCATTCTTAATCCCTTTACAGTAGTTTATATTTTAGAGTTGCAATGCTTTATTGTAACTGTAGATGGTGTTATAGTTACTGCTTTTCTCCTTCGCCTATCCAGTCTGATGTTTCTGGCGCGGCAGGGCTTCCGTCCTCAGTCAGCGCCTGCGGTAGAACAAATTGTGTTGTTCATTCATGTGCAAATACGCACGATTTTAGAAATTTCAGACATATTTTGCACATTATCGAGGTATGTGAATATTGTTAGACATCTTATCAGTCACTGAATATGTCGATCGATAGTTATATTCGAGTAGAAATCTGCCTTTTTGAGGCTACAAGCTCACGGTTGTTAGCCGAGGAGCTACCGTTAGCCAGTGTTTAGCTTCCATAAGTTAGTGCTAACAGTAGCTTCCTTGCTAGTAGGGAAAGATTGGAGGCTCATACTTAACTGACCCTGGCTAAATTTCAGTTTCACGGTTTGTCTGACCTGTATATTCCTAATATGTTTCTAGCCAGCAATGTCTTCGGACGCCCTGAAGAAGCGAAAGTCGAAGGTCCTTCGCAATGAAGGAGGAACCCCAGAGATAAAGCGAGGACGAGGAGACGGCGAGCAGCAGGTAGGACACCGCCGGGATGGAGCAGCTGAGCGGGGCCGACCAGCACAACAGTGCAAGTAGCGTTTAGAGAGACCTCCAGCCCAACAGCTGGTGTTAAAGTCCAATATCAACAGTATACAAACCTAAACTATGTCCAATTACTGTTCCCAAGATCAAGATCTTGAACTTTGAATCTTAATAACATATTTAAAGTAAATAGTAGGTGTGTTTGAGTCACAAAATACTAGAAACATCATATCATCATTGGCAGGCAGCAAATCTATAATAACGCAATACAAATAATGCATTTACCTTTGTAAAAACAATAGTTACAAAGTGCCTCACAGAGCAAAACAAAGcgaaaaaacagaagctaacAGCAGACTACAGATTGAGAACAGGAAAATGCAGAAGTGTGTTTTGAGAAGGGACTTGAAGATGGTGAGCCTAGGTTCTTCTGGTAAGGCCTTCTAGAGTCGAGGAGGCTTGACGGTGAAGGCTTTGTCACCTCTAGTTACCAACCTTGATCTAGGAACAGCATAGAGATCCTTGCCAGAGGTCCGCAGACTGTGGTTCATAAGGGGTCAGGAGTTCAGAGATGTATTTTGGAGCATCCTGTTTAGCCTGGAACGTGGTCTAAaagtacagttttaaaaatgattagaGTTTAATCATGaaagtttaaacaaatatttactaTTAAAAGTGTTACAAATGAAGAATTTGTCCTACAACTGTGGgattaaaatacattacatttcacaGGTATTATTGTATTAACCCTTCTGCATTTTACTGGTCATCATCACAGAGAAGAATAAACATTGTTAAACCTGCTCCTGTGATCTACATGATGGTTCTTATGTGAGCAAAACACTAATATTTTGGTGATGGATGCACCAAGATAGTGAGTACTAGATTGGATGTTgatattctattttttaaaaagccttgTAAGTATGAGTTACAGCCAATTAATAGATTAGTCAGTTAATCTGCAACCAGTTTGACaatgaaataattgttttagtcattttgtcaagccaaacattttctggttgcAGCATCTCGAAAGTGAGGAAGCTTCTCTGTGTCGTAGAAGATggtaaactgaatttctttggagTTTGGACTTTgggttttttgacattttatggacaaaagtGATGAATTGAAAGATTAAcggcagattaattaataatgaaaacaatcctTAGTTGCAGTCCTAGTATGAGTCATCAAGCTCAACTTTTGGAAATTTTGGATGTCCGTCAACTCAGTCACGCACTTCTGCTCTGAAAACACAATTGAATTCCTGCTATTTGTGCTTGGACTTGACATCAGTAAAGGGAGTGAGCTCAATGTGGTGCAGGGCTGATCGTAGTGTAATATACTATTaatatttatgttgattttatcATTTCTCCAGGATGTGCGTGTATATAGTGAAGAGGTGGAGCTTGATGGCAGGGACCCTGAGCAGGACTACCTGCAGTACAAAGAGTCATGTGAAAGTCTGGCCACACTCATGGGTGAGATCCAGGAGCTCAAAGCCAACGGAGCCAAGGAGGGGGTGAGATTCATactctgaaaatacacacaaattagTCATAATATGTGTTGGATTGGATATGTCACTGTAGAAACCCACAGCAGGAACTTAATCCATACAATaaagtatgttgttttttttttgtgattgtaaTGCATTACAATCTGGTGCACATGATCCAGACAAGGCTGATTATCAGTTTTCACCTCAGTAATGGAGACTAACTTGTGATGCCTCTTCTCAGTGTGCCGAGGTCGAGCGGAGACGCATGCAGAGCTGCATTCACTTCATGAATCTGAAAAAACTCAACCGTCTGGCTCATATGCGActgaagagaggcagagatCAGACACACGAGGTAACTCCCACACAACTCTCAAACACTGTCCCACATTTATgagattttaaaagaaataccAGCTTAGGTTAAGTTCActctgtttcattcatttgcTGAAAAAGTGCTGCCTCAACACCCTTTTGTGCTGATCACGAAAGGCAGGTCGAGTACCAAGCACTTTGTTTCTACTTTGTAACACctagctgctgcagctgctacTGTCAGCAAAGAAGGCTCTTAAACGCCCTCGGGCTTGTTATTGTTTAGAGTTTATCGATCCAGACTCCGAACTTGCTTATAAATCCTTGTTCTTGTCGAGTCT of the Thunnus maccoyii chromosome 9, fThuMac1.1, whole genome shotgun sequence genome contains:
- the srrd gene encoding SRR1-like protein, with the protein product MSDTGEEWQVARRRKGAARRSNTFKPCSTAAACCQEQLDVGKTVKRIRETESELRCEEFWKDWKEQLLVAGSASLSKPPENKKDTEVSIDQVEKGRDDRTSQHLECVCYGLGSFSSCVSARFQLAMLLLLLDAGQIPLKDCSVYDPAFSSGERDVLRELGLTVLTENEEGKRSATKPTLFYLMHCGKALYNNLLWKNWSTQRLPLMIIFGNSFNGMRDRAIEREFKRDYRYISQAADMCEERALPCPSRLIDVFSDTAVITFPSSSLNKLPQSAWTEPHEPQYQHCPDLEIIQREARS
- the tfip11 gene encoding tuftelin-interacting protein 11, with the translated sequence MSMSHLYGRRGEEEEEEGVEIESFEVTDWDLANEFNSDRRRHRQTKEQATYGIWADRDSDEDERPSFGGKRSKDYSAPVSFVSAGLRKTAAEEKQQQQQQQKEEGSDDSDDDAPSAPPPPRGGAPKKLQMSNFRGNQMQRFAGGIQSGHGIGSWEKHTKGIGQKLLQKMGYQPGKGLGKNAQGILNPIEAKVRKGKGAVGAYGNERTKQSLQDFPVVDSDEEEEKEFQKELGQWRKDPAVSGGKKKPKYSYRTVDELKAKGKLAGRSTAASAGELAQVKVIDMTGREQKVYYSYSQMSNKHSVPDEGPPSMSTRDQKGSGFALPELEHNLQLLIDLTEQDILQSARRLQHEKDVVVSLSHESRALQSRLDAEQDAIQRMEAVLALVERFPSGETAPGEGPTLQECARIFETLQTDYYEEYKMMGLADLAVAVVHPLLKEKLRSWDPLKDSSYCLEDIGQWRAILESRDLHSNAPDSNMDPYHRVLWEVWIPVMRSCVSGWQPRMVGPMVDCVEVWAPLLPPWILDHLLEQLVLPRLQREVDNWNPLTDTVPIHSWIHPWLPLLQSRLEPLYPPIRSKLSNALQRWHPSDTSARLILQPWKDVFTPGAWEAFMVKNIIPKLALCLEELVINPHQQQMEPFHWVMDWEGMLSPSSLVSLLDKNFFTKWLQVLCSWLSNSPNYEEITKWYLGWKSMFSDVLLSQPLIKEKFNEALDIMNRAVSSGMGGYMQPGARENIAYLTQTERRKDFQYEAMQERRDAESVAHRGISAGVPTNFKDLIQTKAEENNIVFMPIVAKRHEGKQLYTFGRIVIYIDRGVVFVQGEKTWVPTSLQSLIDMAK